A segment of the Nostoc sp. TCL26-01 genome:
CTCAGAAGGTCAATAGGATATTCGGGCGTGAGCAGAATTGGCGATCGCTAAAATTTTTCTGTCTTAAGTTTATAGTTTTGGAGCCTGAATTTTTTCATAATAGCAAACAGTAACCACAATTTTTCCATTCATCACAAATAAGGAGAAACTAAACTATGGGACTATTTGACCAAATTCTGGGTGCTGTGAGCAACCCCAACCAACAAGGCAACTTAGGACAAATAGGAAGTATCATCAACACTGTCAATCAGTTGAGTAATAGCACTGGTGCAGATCCTTCTACAATTCAATCGGTTGTGGGTGTAGTTGGTAACTATGTGCGTTCTGCTTTACAACAAAAGCAAGCGACAGAAGGTAACGCAGCAGCCCAAGCCGTAGTCAACCAATATGCTGGAACCTCTGCTGATCCCCAAGCGGTTGATTCCTTGTTTGCACCACAAACACAACAGCAAGTAGCACAAATAGCTTCCCAACACACAGGATTAGATGCTGGGACAATTCAACAACTGTTACCTGTAGTTGTTCCTTTAGTCTTGAATTTCCTTCAGTCTGGCGCTAATGCCGAAAATCCTCAAACTGGCGGGAATTCTGTCCTTAATTCCTTCTTAGATGCAGACAACGATGGTGATGTCGATATTGCTGACGCTATGCAATTGGCTAGTAGATATGTTGGCAGGTAGTAAGCTCGCAGGTCTAAATCCGCGACTGATAGCGCAGCGTAAAGTCTTCTCTTTCAGAGACGCTAACACGTAGCTTGGGAGAAGCTACGC
Coding sequences within it:
- a CDS encoding DUF937 domain-containing protein, which translates into the protein MGLFDQILGAVSNPNQQGNLGQIGSIINTVNQLSNSTGADPSTIQSVVGVVGNYVRSALQQKQATEGNAAAQAVVNQYAGTSADPQAVDSLFAPQTQQQVAQIASQHTGLDAGTIQQLLPVVVPLVLNFLQSGANAENPQTGGNSVLNSFLDADNDGDVDIADAMQLASRYVGR